One window from the genome of Streptomyces sp. NBC_00287 encodes:
- a CDS encoding DUF6313 family protein — translation MSTEPVSPPGGPPPPGRWQRLRAWWADRHALPRFSYWLLSRGAVVLTVCGALYVLDGFLIGWANAYNVLTGITSPADVRPQWCAWPLSLIGWAAIPAIIGAAAGYVITEQIQAHHARELGDVLDELRRLAEQSDPPPSSGAHT, via the coding sequence GTGTCCACAGAACCCGTGTCCCCGCCCGGCGGTCCCCCGCCACCTGGTCGGTGGCAACGACTGCGGGCGTGGTGGGCCGACCGGCACGCCCTCCCCCGGTTCAGTTACTGGCTGCTCAGCCGGGGCGCCGTCGTGCTCACGGTGTGCGGGGCGCTGTACGTCCTCGACGGGTTTCTGATCGGGTGGGCGAACGCCTACAACGTGCTGACGGGGATCACCTCCCCCGCGGACGTGCGCCCTCAGTGGTGCGCGTGGCCGCTGTCCCTGATTGGATGGGCCGCGATCCCCGCCATCATCGGAGCTGCGGCCGGCTACGTCATCACCGAGCAGATCCAGGCTCACCACGCGCGTGAACTGGGAGACGTCCTCGACGAACTGCGTCGTTTGGCTGAGCAATCCGATCCGCCCCCCTCATCCGGGGCCCACACGTGA
- a CDS encoding GNAT family N-acetyltransferase gives MICDGGQVVEFVMAGFDPAHEVEPYRSYLWRLNISADRQGQGYGTFAVAAVCAEARSRGQRRLWVSWQPGDGGPEPFYVRLGFRVSGEVVDGEIVAEREL, from the coding sequence GTGATCTGCGACGGCGGGCAGGTGGTCGAGTTCGTGATGGCCGGCTTCGACCCGGCGCATGAGGTGGAGCCGTACCGCAGCTATCTCTGGCGGCTCAACATTTCCGCGGACCGGCAGGGGCAGGGGTACGGCACCTTCGCGGTGGCGGCGGTGTGTGCCGAGGCCCGGAGCCGCGGCCAGCGCCGGCTGTGGGTGTCCTGGCAGCCGGGGGACGGCGGGCCGGAACCCTTCTATGTACGGCTCGGCTTCCGGGTATCCGGCGAGGTGGTGGACGGAGAGATCGTCGCCGAACGGGAGCTGTAG